The following are encoded together in the Streptomyces asoensis genome:
- the aspS gene encoding aspartate--tRNA ligase produces the protein MHRYRSHTCGELRASDVGTDVRLSGWLHNRRDLGGILFIDLRDHYGITQLVARPGTPAYEALDKLTKESTVRVDGKVVSRGAENVNADLPTGEIEVEVGEVELLGAAQPLPFTINTEDGVNEERRLEYRFLDLRRERMHRNIMLRTSVISAMRHKMTALGFNEMATPILSATSPEGARDFVVPSRLHAGRFYALPQAPQQFKQLLMISGFDRYFQIAPCFRDEDARADRSPGEFYQLDVEMSFVEQEDVFQPIEKLMTELFEEFGGGRHVTSPFPRIPFRESMLKYGSDKPDLRAQLELVDITDVFEGSEFKAFAGKHVRALPVPDVAAQPRKFFDQLGDFAVTLGAKGLAWVRVTEEGTLTGPIAKFLTEENVAELTKRLSLAAGHAVFFGAGEFDEVSKIMGAVRVEAAKRAGHFEENVFRFCWIVDFPMYEKDEETGAIDFSHNPFSMPQGGLEALETQDPLDILGWQYDIVCNGVELSSGAIRNHEPEIMLKAFEIAGYDRETVEDKFAGMLRAFRFGAPPHGGIAPGVDRIVMLLADEPNIRETISFPLNGNAQDLMMGAPTELEEARLRELHLSVRKPQPK, from the coding sequence ATGCATCGGTACAGGTCCCACACCTGCGGCGAGCTCCGCGCCTCTGACGTCGGTACCGACGTCCGGCTGAGCGGCTGGCTGCACAATCGGCGCGACCTGGGCGGCATCCTCTTCATCGATCTGCGCGACCACTACGGCATCACGCAGCTCGTCGCACGTCCGGGCACCCCCGCGTACGAGGCCCTCGACAAGCTGACCAAGGAATCGACGGTCCGCGTGGACGGCAAGGTCGTCTCGCGTGGCGCGGAAAACGTCAACGCGGATCTGCCGACCGGTGAGATCGAGGTCGAGGTCGGCGAGGTCGAGCTGCTCGGCGCGGCCCAGCCGCTCCCCTTCACGATCAACACCGAGGACGGGGTGAACGAGGAGCGGCGCCTGGAGTACCGCTTCCTGGACCTGCGCCGTGAGCGCATGCACCGCAACATCATGCTGCGCACGTCGGTCATCTCGGCGATGCGCCACAAGATGACGGCGCTGGGCTTCAACGAGATGGCGACGCCGATCCTGTCCGCGACCTCTCCCGAGGGCGCCCGCGACTTCGTCGTCCCGTCCCGGCTGCACGCGGGCCGGTTCTACGCCCTGCCGCAGGCCCCGCAGCAGTTCAAGCAGCTGCTGATGATCTCGGGCTTCGACCGCTACTTCCAGATCGCGCCCTGCTTCCGGGACGAGGACGCGCGCGCGGACCGTTCGCCGGGCGAGTTCTACCAGCTCGACGTCGAGATGAGCTTCGTCGAGCAGGAGGACGTCTTCCAGCCGATCGAGAAGCTCATGACGGAGCTGTTCGAGGAGTTCGGCGGCGGCCGCCACGTCACCTCCCCGTTCCCGCGCATCCCGTTCCGCGAGTCGATGCTGAAGTACGGCTCCGACAAGCCGGACCTGCGCGCGCAGCTCGAGCTCGTCGACATCACCGACGTCTTCGAGGGCTCGGAGTTCAAGGCCTTCGCGGGCAAGCACGTGCGGGCCCTGCCGGTGCCGGACGTCGCCGCGCAGCCCCGGAAGTTCTTCGACCAGCTCGGCGACTTCGCCGTGACGCTGGGAGCGAAGGGTCTGGCCTGGGTCCGGGTGACCGAGGAAGGGACGCTGACCGGCCCGATCGCGAAGTTCCTGACCGAGGAGAACGTCGCCGAGCTGACCAAGCGCCTGTCGCTGGCCGCCGGCCACGCGGTGTTCTTCGGCGCGGGCGAGTTCGACGAGGTCTCGAAGATCATGGGCGCGGTGCGGGTCGAGGCCGCCAAGCGCGCCGGACACTTCGAGGAGAACGTCTTCCGCTTCTGCTGGATCGTCGACTTCCCGATGTACGAGAAGGACGAGGAGACCGGCGCGATCGACTTCTCGCACAACCCGTTCTCGATGCCGCAGGGCGGCCTGGAGGCCCTGGAGACCCAGGACCCCCTGGACATCCTGGGCTGGCAGTACGACATCGTCTGCAACGGCGTCGAGCTGTCCTCCGGCGCGATCCGCAACCACGAGCCCGAGATCATGCTGAAGGCGTTCGAGATCGCCGGCTACGACCGGGAGACCGTCGAGGACAAGTTCGCGGGCATGCTGCGCGCGTTCCGCTTCGGCGCCCCGCCGCACGGCGGGATCGCGCCGGGCGTCGACCGCATCGTCATGCTGCTGGCCGACGAGCCCAACATCCGCGAGACCATCTCCTTCCCGCTCAACGGCAACGCCCAGGACCTGATGATGGGCGCGCCGACGGAGCTGGAGGAGGCCCGGCTGAGGGAGCTGCACCTCTCGGTGCGCAAGCCGCAGCCGAAGTAG
- a CDS encoding SpoIIE family protein phosphatase: MRTGEPLPAVGEVLASLATGLWHWDTATGLVTVDAEAARLLGLPRHETVLTEAQTRARLHPVDWNEITGVIQLAVAESTLAEVRIRIMDDQGRVVRVVRSRSKPSFDPVRKAYELIGTLQEVTEPTPGTPAGRTAVTGDWRRSREAFLLDAGRALAEARSTEEVLRVAAALSMPGFSPDGLAVFGVEGDRLTIIGHHGQQPGDESPFTQMSLHTDYPAAEVVRTGRAVYLSSPEQYKERYPLTWPMAAQFGRHSWAFLPLTVAGRTMGAWMAAFAYPVAFTPDERSVLTTVARMLAQALTRAGAAETQRELTDGLQRSMLPTLGPEIPGMTLAARYIPTGGGLQVGGDWYDMIPLPRGRFALVIGDVQGHDVRAAGLMGQLRIAVRAYAAEGHRPDAVLSRASGFFHGLAATDGGGAGAGSDPRFATCLYIEVDPVTGVLETARAGHLDPAIRMADGTVLVRATAGGLPLGIDPDADYPTTRLGLEPGEALMLCTDGLLETGGHDLDTGWRRVRKTLETHEGDLEELADALVQAVHGPSSHHTTGPLADRREDDIAVLLLCRQGAGGCGPDAAVVPARQPVRRSMLTVAQAEPERIAAARQQLRELLHDWTCEDQVDSAVLLVSETLTNVLVHTDADALLVAEVTGAPGERRLRIEVSDTGDDLPHLRSPGELASSGRGLVLIELLAETWGVAPRGKGKSIWFELSEPDTP; the protein is encoded by the coding sequence ATGCGCACTGGCGAGCCGTTGCCCGCCGTGGGGGAGGTCCTCGCCTCCCTCGCGACCGGCCTGTGGCACTGGGACACCGCCACCGGGCTGGTCACGGTCGACGCCGAGGCGGCCCGGCTGCTGGGGCTGCCACGGCACGAGACGGTCCTCACGGAGGCCCAGACCCGGGCCCGGCTGCACCCCGTGGACTGGAACGAGATCACCGGCGTGATCCAGCTCGCGGTGGCCGAGAGCACCCTCGCGGAGGTGCGCATCCGGATCATGGACGACCAGGGGCGGGTCGTACGGGTGGTGCGCAGCCGCTCCAAGCCGTCCTTCGACCCGGTGCGCAAGGCGTACGAGCTGATCGGCACCCTCCAGGAGGTCACCGAGCCGACGCCCGGCACCCCGGCGGGGCGGACCGCCGTCACCGGGGACTGGCGGCGCTCGCGCGAGGCCTTCCTGCTGGACGCCGGACGGGCACTGGCGGAGGCACGGTCCACCGAAGAGGTGCTGAGGGTGGCGGCGGCCCTGTCGATGCCGGGTTTCTCACCCGACGGACTGGCCGTCTTCGGCGTCGAGGGCGACCGGCTGACGATCATCGGCCATCACGGACAGCAGCCCGGTGACGAGAGTCCCTTCACCCAGATGTCCCTCCATACGGACTATCCGGCCGCCGAGGTCGTCCGGACCGGGCGGGCGGTCTACCTCTCCTCTCCCGAGCAGTACAAGGAGCGCTACCCGCTGACCTGGCCGATGGCGGCGCAGTTCGGCCGCCACTCCTGGGCGTTCCTGCCGCTCACGGTGGCCGGTCGCACGATGGGCGCCTGGATGGCCGCCTTCGCCTACCCGGTGGCGTTCACCCCGGACGAGCGCTCTGTGCTGACGACGGTCGCGCGCATGCTCGCGCAGGCCCTCACCCGCGCCGGCGCGGCGGAGACCCAGCGCGAGCTGACCGACGGTCTGCAACGCTCCATGCTCCCCACCCTCGGCCCCGAGATACCGGGCATGACCCTCGCCGCACGCTACATACCGACCGGCGGCGGTCTCCAGGTCGGCGGCGACTGGTACGACATGATCCCGCTGCCCCGGGGCCGCTTCGCCCTGGTCATCGGCGACGTCCAGGGACACGACGTCCGGGCTGCGGGCCTCATGGGCCAGCTGCGGATAGCGGTACGGGCGTACGCCGCGGAGGGCCACCGCCCCGACGCCGTCCTCTCCCGCGCCTCCGGCTTCTTCCACGGCCTCGCCGCGACCGACGGCGGGGGCGCCGGGGCGGGGTCCGACCCGCGGTTCGCGACCTGCCTCTACATCGAGGTCGACCCGGTGACCGGCGTCCTGGAGACCGCCCGGGCCGGGCATCTGGACCCCGCGATCCGGATGGCCGACGGCACCGTACTGGTCCGCGCCACCGCCGGCGGCCTGCCCCTCGGCATCGACCCGGACGCCGACTACCCCACGACCCGGCTCGGCCTCGAACCGGGCGAGGCGCTGATGCTGTGCACCGACGGCCTGCTGGAGACCGGCGGCCACGACCTCGACACCGGCTGGAGGCGTGTCCGCAAGACCCTGGAGACGCACGAGGGCGATCTGGAGGAACTGGCCGACGCGCTGGTCCAGGCCGTGCACGGGCCGTCCTCCCACCACACCACGGGCCCTCTGGCCGACCGCCGCGAGGACGACATCGCCGTCCTGCTCCTGTGCCGCCAGGGGGCGGGTGGCTGCGGCCCGGACGCCGCCGTCGTCCCGGCGCGGCAGCCGGTGCGCCGCTCGATGCTGACGGTCGCGCAGGCCGAGCCCGAGCGGATCGCCGCGGCCCGGCAGCAACTGCGCGAGCTGCTGCACGACTGGACCTGCGAGGACCAGGTCGACTCGGCGGTCCTGCTCGTCTCCGAGACCCTGACGAACGTCCTCGTGCACACCGACGCGGACGCCCTGCTCGTCGCCGAGGTCACCGGCGCCCCCGGTGAGCGCCGCCTGCGCATCGAGGTCAGCGACACGGGCGACGACCTCCCGCACCTGCGCAGCCCCGGGGAGCTGGCGTCGTCGGGGCGCGGGCTGGTCCTCATCGAACTGCTGGCCGAGACCTGGGGGGTGGCGCCGCGGGGCAAGGGCAAGAGCATCTGGTTCGAACTCAGCGAACCCGACACTCCCTAG
- a CDS encoding intradiol ring-cleavage dioxygenase, with product MTGSQKPHSEQDLSRRTVVAVAAGGIAAAGLGGTAFAAGAGGEQGGPARTGADGEVCYRLTSETVEGPYYIDADKIRRDVTEDREGIPLLLGLKVIDSETCKPVRNAAVDIWHCDAAGVYSGYENQGNGGGGGGPAPTGEPPTGEPPTGAPTGPPPGGGHQEPTDDSRYLRGTWRTDRHGQVTFRTVFPGWYRGRCVHMHVKVHVDGEWTDAGYEGGHTCHTGQFFFDEESVLASAVVEPYASNTTERTTLTEDTIYDQSGTAGGLLRLRYDKRDIARGVHGSITVGVDPEATQDGQSAPPQPGASASASASGSA from the coding sequence ATGACGGGATCTCAGAAACCACACAGCGAACAGGACTTGTCACGCCGTACGGTCGTGGCCGTCGCCGCGGGCGGCATCGCGGCCGCGGGCCTGGGCGGGACCGCCTTCGCGGCGGGCGCCGGCGGGGAGCAGGGCGGACCGGCCCGCACCGGCGCCGACGGCGAGGTCTGCTACCGCCTGACCTCCGAGACGGTCGAGGGGCCCTACTACATCGACGCCGACAAGATCCGGCGGGACGTCACGGAGGACCGGGAGGGCATCCCGCTCCTCCTCGGCCTCAAGGTGATCGACTCGGAGACCTGCAAGCCGGTACGGAACGCGGCCGTCGACATCTGGCACTGCGACGCGGCGGGCGTGTACTCGGGCTACGAGAACCAGGGCAACGGCGGCGGAGGGGGTGGCCCCGCCCCGACGGGCGAGCCGCCGACCGGTGAACCCCCGACCGGCGCGCCCACCGGCCCGCCGCCGGGCGGCGGCCACCAGGAACCCACGGACGACAGCCGCTACCTGCGCGGCACCTGGCGGACCGACCGGCACGGGCAGGTCACCTTCAGGACGGTCTTCCCGGGCTGGTACCGGGGCCGGTGCGTGCACATGCACGTCAAGGTGCACGTGGACGGCGAGTGGACCGACGCCGGGTACGAGGGCGGCCACACCTGCCACACCGGCCAGTTCTTCTTCGACGAGGAGTCCGTGCTGGCCTCCGCGGTGGTGGAGCCGTACGCGAGCAACACCACGGAGCGCACGACTCTCACCGAGGACACGATCTACGACCAGAGCGGCACCGCGGGCGGCCTGCTGCGACTGCGCTACGACAAGCGGGACATCGCCAGGGGCGTCCACGGGTCGATCACGGTGGGCGTCGATCCGGAGGCCACGCAGGACGGCCAGAGCGCACCGCCCCAGCCGGGCGCGTCGGCGTCCGCGTCGGCGTCGGGCTCGGCCTAG